A genomic region of Pseudomonas sp. KU43P contains the following coding sequences:
- a CDS encoding DUF3613 domain-containing protein yields the protein MIRFAIVLACCASVFSAWADDAPHQHSTELTATEALLQVQSSGEQASNKLQVQTARERDLSKQRWLETYKYAIPDFYRWERVKSSNN from the coding sequence ATGATCCGCTTTGCAATTGTGCTGGCGTGCTGCGCCAGCGTCTTTTCGGCCTGGGCAGATGACGCCCCACACCAGCATTCGACTGAGCTGACCGCGACCGAAGCGTTGCTCCAGGTGCAGTCCAGTGGTGAGCAGGCATCGAACAAGCTGCAGGTGCAGACGGCACGCGAGCGCGACCTGTCGAAGCAGCGTTGGCTGGAGACGTACAAATACGCTATCCCGGATTTCTATCGCTGGGAGCGGGTGAAGTCGAGCAACAACTGA
- a CDS encoding ATP-binding protein, whose translation MSGLFNRWLGSQATEPTAEMPLAVGLQVWLDEHGHVQRLSGPLRTELAVPGQAPASMRSYLHQRSWLVLEGVPADWQGQVLDLDFRTVHGQPLHTRGWLQRQASGWMLQLFDIGDLLRQSDQQDQRLSQQQLAIDISQAMRDCSEHWLPQTSAEQLQHLAMHWHAGAARLLLADAGGWRTYASSEGEWPWPDDERLQPWLQTLPARFQHVAPDSAQWQGMCAGSALFLMPYSHGHDVQAWLLCAGASSVPAPEAAVGLLHALVDPLLVRLRQAQLEQRSRHLDELQRQLGAGWWAWPLQGPLHLDSALATRLELPCEVSLERWLLRLHPADREAAHMALEQARAGVALSLSLRLIEADTLASPRWLHWVGQLHGRQVQGFMLDISALKAQELQANAARARLDNLIASSPAVIYIQRYAAGALHSEFFSDSLMPLLGWTKDSELCRQPGQAVHPEDRQTWLDRTRALLRDGQVRSRYRLRDHRGGYHWILDEARLLRDDLGQPVEVVGLWLDVSEATEAAERVRQSEERYRVLVEDSPAMICRYRPDLQLLFGNRPLADQLECAPGQLGEMNLGQWMSDRQRQAFMQRLAALTPTQPLSSAEVCLQLPGRRHAWWVWAERGLFDEHGQLVEVQAVGRDNTQVRHSQQQLLQGAKMATLGELATGLVHEINQPLNVMRLAVVNTLKRLESGTVDIDYLNGKLQRIDAQVERVARLVEHLRTYGRRSEVETQAFAPWMAVDGAVALLAQGLRGKGVALQIEQPGQCPQVLGHQDQLEQVLINLMVNARDALLERQVASPRITVSQYLEAGHVCLQVEDNAGGIDPRLLERIFEPFFTTKPAGVGTGLGLSVSHGIVEAMGGRLDVLNNSEGACFRVVLPRYNTN comes from the coding sequence GTGAGTGGCCTGTTCAATCGTTGGCTGGGCAGCCAGGCCACTGAACCCACAGCCGAAATGCCGCTGGCCGTTGGCCTGCAAGTATGGCTGGATGAGCACGGCCACGTGCAGCGCCTGTCCGGGCCCTTGCGCACCGAGTTGGCCGTGCCCGGCCAGGCACCCGCGTCTATGCGCAGCTACCTGCATCAACGCAGCTGGCTGGTGCTCGAAGGGGTACCCGCTGACTGGCAAGGCCAGGTGCTGGACCTGGATTTCCGCACGGTCCACGGCCAGCCCCTGCATACCCGCGGCTGGCTGCAACGGCAGGCATCTGGCTGGATGCTGCAGCTCTTCGACATCGGCGACCTGCTGCGCCAAAGCGACCAGCAGGACCAGCGGCTGAGCCAGCAGCAACTGGCCATCGACATCAGCCAGGCCATGCGTGACTGCAGCGAACATTGGCTGCCACAGACCAGCGCCGAGCAGTTGCAGCACCTGGCCATGCATTGGCACGCCGGCGCGGCGAGGCTGCTGCTGGCGGACGCAGGCGGCTGGCGTACGTATGCCAGCAGCGAAGGTGAGTGGCCGTGGCCCGATGACGAACGCCTGCAACCCTGGCTGCAAACGTTGCCTGCGCGCTTTCAGCACGTAGCGCCCGATTCCGCCCAATGGCAGGGTATGTGTGCAGGGTCGGCGCTGTTTCTCATGCCGTACAGCCATGGCCACGACGTCCAGGCCTGGTTACTGTGTGCCGGGGCGTCTTCAGTGCCTGCACCAGAGGCTGCCGTGGGGTTGCTGCACGCCCTGGTCGACCCCCTGCTGGTGCGCCTTCGCCAGGCGCAGCTAGAGCAACGCTCTCGCCATCTGGATGAGCTGCAGCGGCAACTGGGCGCCGGCTGGTGGGCGTGGCCATTGCAGGGGCCGTTGCACCTGGATTCGGCCTTGGCCACCCGCCTCGAGCTGCCCTGCGAGGTCAGCCTCGAGCGATGGCTGCTGCGCCTGCACCCGGCCGACCGGGAAGCTGCGCACATGGCCCTGGAGCAGGCACGCGCTGGCGTTGCCTTGAGCCTCAGCCTGCGCCTGATCGAAGCCGACACCCTGGCCAGCCCGCGCTGGCTGCACTGGGTGGGGCAACTGCACGGCCGCCAGGTGCAAGGTTTCATGCTCGACATCAGCGCCCTCAAGGCCCAGGAGCTTCAGGCCAATGCCGCCCGCGCACGCCTGGATAATCTCATCGCCAGTTCCCCTGCGGTGATCTACATCCAGCGCTATGCAGCGGGTGCGCTGCACAGCGAATTCTTCAGCGACAGCCTGATGCCCTTGCTGGGGTGGACCAAGGACAGCGAACTGTGCCGCCAGCCTGGCCAGGCGGTGCACCCCGAAGACCGCCAGACCTGGCTGGACCGCACCCGCGCGCTGCTGCGCGACGGCCAGGTACGCAGTCGTTACCGCCTTCGCGATCATCGAGGTGGCTACCACTGGATATTGGACGAAGCCCGCCTGTTGCGTGACGACCTGGGCCAGCCGGTCGAAGTGGTCGGCCTGTGGCTGGATGTCAGCGAGGCCACCGAGGCCGCAGAGCGTGTGCGCCAGAGCGAGGAGCGCTACCGGGTACTGGTGGAAGACTCACCCGCCATGATCTGCCGCTACCGCCCCGACCTGCAGTTGCTGTTCGGCAACCGGCCACTGGCCGATCAACTGGAATGCGCGCCCGGGCAGCTTGGCGAAATGAACCTGGGCCAATGGATGTCCGACAGACAGCGCCAGGCGTTCATGCAGCGGCTGGCAGCACTGACCCCGACGCAGCCGTTGAGCAGCGCAGAGGTGTGCCTGCAACTACCGGGACGCCGGCATGCCTGGTGGGTATGGGCCGAACGCGGGTTGTTCGACGAACACGGCCAACTGGTGGAAGTGCAAGCGGTGGGGCGCGACAACACGCAGGTGCGACACAGCCAGCAGCAACTGCTGCAAGGCGCCAAGATGGCGACCCTGGGCGAGCTGGCAACCGGGCTGGTGCATGAAATCAACCAGCCGCTGAATGTGATGCGGCTGGCCGTGGTCAACACGCTCAAGCGGCTGGAAAGCGGCACGGTCGATATCGACTACCTGAACGGGAAGCTGCAGCGCATCGACGCACAGGTCGAGCGCGTCGCGCGCCTGGTCGAACATCTGCGCACCTACGGGCGGCGATCCGAAGTCGAAACCCAGGCGTTTGCGCCCTGGATGGCAGTGGACGGCGCGGTGGCGCTGCTGGCGCAAGGGCTGCGCGGCAAAGGTGTGGCCTTGCAGATCGAGCAGCCCGGGCAGTGCCCGCAAGTGCTCGGCCATCAAGACCAGCTTGAACAGGTGTTGATCAACCTGATGGTCAACGCCCGTGATGCCTTGCTGGAACGGCAAGTAGCCTCCCCCCGGATAACCGTAAGCCAGTACCTTGAGGCGGGGCATGTGTGCCTGCAGGTGGAAGACAACGCCGGCGGCATCGATCCACGCCTGCTCGAGCGCATCTTCGAACCCTTCTTCACCACCAAGCCTGCAGGGGTTGGCACCGGTTTAGGGCTGTCGGTCAGCCACGGTATCGTCGAGGCCATGGGCGGCAGGCTGGACGTGCTCAACAACAGCGAAGGCGCCTGCTTCCGGGTAGTGTTACCGCGCTATAACACCAATTGA
- a CDS encoding tetratricopeptide repeat protein: MKAILLFTSLVLLAGCAGQQPESLRQLFGTSSCTKPDADQQLSLNLADEMLNEGRPHASLAHLEQLPNTLDQVRLRKARVSRLLGRSEAEPLYRSLLGGCLAAEGEHGLGQLASARGDDVQALQNLQRAVRLAPTDERVRNDLGVVLMSLGRYEQARFEFLTAIELKDDNPLPAVNLVTLSLLQDNWQQATDLVSRLGLKPEQFAQAQARFSQIKASGRGPLASANRSTEMLN, translated from the coding sequence ATGAAAGCAATCCTGTTGTTCACCAGCCTGGTGCTGCTGGCCGGTTGCGCCGGCCAACAGCCCGAGAGCTTGCGGCAATTGTTCGGTACGTCCAGTTGCACCAAGCCCGACGCCGACCAACAACTGTCGCTGAACCTGGCGGACGAGATGCTCAACGAAGGCCGCCCGCATGCCAGCCTGGCGCACCTGGAGCAATTGCCCAACACCCTCGACCAGGTACGCCTGCGCAAAGCTCGGGTGTCGCGCCTGCTCGGGCGCAGCGAGGCCGAGCCGCTGTACCGCAGCCTGCTGGGCGGCTGCCTGGCCGCCGAAGGCGAGCACGGCCTTGGCCAGCTTGCCTCGGCCCGTGGCGACGACGTGCAGGCGCTGCAGAACCTGCAGCGCGCCGTGCGCCTTGCACCGACCGATGAGCGCGTGCGCAACGACTTGGGCGTGGTGTTGATGAGCCTGGGGCGCTATGAGCAGGCGCGCTTCGAATTCCTCACGGCCATCGAACTGAAAGATGACAACCCGCTGCCGGCGGTCAACCTGGTGACGCTATCGCTGCTGCAGGACAACTGGCAGCAGGCTACCGACCTGGTCAGCCGGCTCGGGCTCAAGCCCGAGCAGTTTGCCCAGGCCCAGGCTCGCTTCAGCCAGATCAAGGCCAGCGGGCGCGGGCCGCTGGCCTCGGCCAATCGCTCGACCGAGATGCTCAACTGA
- a CDS encoding type II secretion system F family protein has translation MIGPLLLALAPLLMGVSLVLFRKGLYKRSEQRILQRLGRAVQVVRSGNTRRDWLEPLLQRAGLGATDWHPQRWLFAWLGLALVALLGAGWVAALMVVVSMPLLAYFTLSALYRRRVRQLVEQLPALLDYSVRSLKAGRTLNDAVLGGIDGTREPLRSTMTRVRRNVQLGVPLDDAVSEFAELYDQDELRLFAMGLRINQRYGGNTSELMENLIKLIREREQGARQLKAMTGETRITAMILGALPLCMAGYFLMANPRYLLAMWHDSSGQMMLLLAFALQVLGCLVLWRMMRSL, from the coding sequence ATGATCGGCCCCCTGCTGCTGGCGCTGGCGCCGCTGCTGATGGGCGTTTCCCTGGTGCTGTTTCGCAAGGGCCTGTACAAGCGCAGCGAACAGCGGATTCTCCAGCGCCTGGGGCGGGCCGTACAGGTCGTACGCAGTGGCAATACGCGGCGCGACTGGCTTGAGCCGCTGCTGCAACGGGCAGGGCTGGGCGCCACCGACTGGCACCCACAGCGCTGGCTGTTTGCCTGGCTGGGCCTGGCGCTAGTGGCCCTGCTGGGCGCCGGCTGGGTAGCTGCACTGATGGTGGTGGTGAGCATGCCATTGTTGGCCTACTTCACCCTCAGCGCCCTGTACCGGCGACGTGTGCGCCAGCTGGTAGAGCAGTTGCCGGCGTTGCTGGACTACAGCGTGCGCAGCCTCAAGGCTGGCCGCACGCTCAACGATGCTGTGCTCGGGGGTATCGATGGCACCCGTGAACCCTTGCGCTCGACCATGACCCGGGTGCGGCGCAACGTGCAGCTTGGGGTACCGCTGGACGACGCAGTAAGCGAGTTTGCCGAGCTGTATGACCAGGACGAACTGCGCCTGTTCGCCATGGGGCTGCGCATCAACCAGCGCTACGGCGGCAACACCAGCGAGCTGATGGAGAACCTGATCAAGCTGATCCGCGAGCGTGAACAAGGCGCCCGCCAACTCAAGGCCATGACCGGCGAAACCCGTATCACCGCGATGATTCTCGGCGCCTTGCCGCTGTGCATGGCCGGTTACTTCCTGATGGCCAACCCGCGCTATCTACTGGCCATGTGGCATGACAGCAGCGGCCAGATGATGCTGTTGCTGGCATTCGCCCTGCAGGTGCTTGGCTGCCTGGTACTGTGGCGCATGATGAGGAGCCTGTGA
- a CDS encoding prepilin peptidase, with translation MSSVVLLAWLALCSGQDMRERQISNVFTLGGAACALAWLLATGHSWVGAQASDAGWALAIVLLLTLPGYMFGRFGAGDVKLLGALALATSQAYVLGTFIGAGGAMLLWALARRLWRRGAGQAGDKQPFAPSVLVGFVLASVCLS, from the coding sequence ATATCTAGCGTTGTCCTGCTGGCCTGGCTTGCCTTGTGCTCGGGGCAGGATATGCGTGAGCGGCAAATCTCCAACGTCTTCACGCTGGGCGGTGCCGCGTGTGCGCTGGCATGGCTACTGGCGACCGGACACAGCTGGGTCGGCGCTCAGGCCAGTGATGCCGGCTGGGCGCTGGCCATCGTGTTGTTGCTGACGTTGCCGGGGTATATGTTCGGTCGCTTTGGTGCCGGTGACGTCAAGCTGCTTGGCGCGCTGGCCCTGGCCACCAGCCAGGCGTATGTGCTGGGCACCTTTATCGGGGCTGGTGGGGCGATGCTGCTATGGGCGCTCGCCAGGCGGCTGTGGCGGCGCGGGGCAGGGCAGGCGGGCGACAAGCAGCCGTTCGCACCCAGTGTGCTGGTGGGGTTCGTGCTGGCCAGTGTGTGCTTGTCTTGA
- a CDS encoding TadE/TadG family type IV pilus assembly protein, with the protein MQAGPAKRQKGAAALEFVAVFMIFFSVFYGLVSYTLPMLMLQSFNQASSEAVRRCVALDPNSASYAADMQVLAHQVIRDQLAWMPAPLKFDPASDAQVTLDASKLLKVTINYPKDKLTNVLPLLVIPIIGEVPNLPAMLKAEASLQL; encoded by the coding sequence ATGCAAGCAGGCCCGGCAAAACGGCAAAAAGGCGCGGCAGCCCTGGAGTTCGTCGCCGTCTTCATGATCTTTTTCTCAGTATTCTACGGGTTGGTCAGCTACACCCTGCCGATGCTGATGCTGCAGTCGTTCAACCAGGCCAGCAGCGAGGCGGTGCGCCGCTGCGTTGCCCTGGACCCGAACAGCGCCAGCTATGCCGCCGATATGCAGGTACTGGCCCATCAGGTGATCCGCGACCAGTTGGCCTGGATGCCCGCCCCACTCAAATTCGACCCCGCCAGCGATGCGCAGGTGACACTCGATGCCAGCAAGCTGCTGAAAGTGACCATCAACTACCCCAAGGACAAACTGACCAATGTCTTGCCGTTGCTGGTGATACCCATCATTGGCGAAGTGCCTAACCTGCCGGCAATGTTGAAGGCCGAAGCGAGTCTGCAACTGTGA
- a CDS encoding CpaF family protein translates to MNGDLPFGGQQHASSDPYALKRALHRFAIDAIEDSGRNLLEGARPALTQFVLEQVGDYVARLRLALSRYEMERLAEELVDELTGFGPLEVLLRDASVTEILVNGPHRVFVERAGQLQQTDLRFIDAHHVERVMQRILAPLGRRLDESSPMVDARMPDGSRVNAIIPPVALDGPCLSIRKFRQDMLKSADLLATRAIDQHIFDFLERAVGRRCNILVSGGTGTGKTTLLNILSQMIAPRERLVTIEDVAELQLHHPHVVRLETRPPNAEGHGEIKASELIRNALRMRPDRIILGEIRGTEVLDVLTAMNTGHDGSMSTVHANTAQDALLRLETLVGLSGRQIAEKTLRQMVCAALDVVIQLARLPDGRRCVSEVLEVVGVRDDVYVTNTLFRLDRRGGDTFLREAPNPAGSKLRLEGAP, encoded by the coding sequence ATGAACGGCGACCTACCCTTTGGCGGCCAGCAGCATGCCTCTAGCGACCCTTATGCACTCAAGCGCGCACTGCACCGCTTTGCCATCGATGCCATCGAAGACAGCGGCCGCAACCTGCTGGAAGGCGCGCGCCCGGCACTGACCCAGTTCGTGCTGGAGCAGGTCGGCGATTACGTCGCGCGGCTGCGCCTGGCGTTGTCACGCTACGAAATGGAGCGCCTGGCCGAAGAGCTGGTCGACGAGCTGACCGGGTTCGGCCCACTGGAGGTGCTGCTGCGCGATGCCAGCGTCACCGAGATCCTGGTCAACGGGCCACACCGGGTGTTCGTCGAGCGGGCCGGCCAGTTGCAACAGACCGACCTGCGGTTCATCGATGCGCATCACGTCGAGCGCGTCATGCAGCGAATCCTGGCTCCGCTCGGGCGGCGCCTAGACGAATCTTCGCCGATGGTCGATGCGCGCATGCCGGACGGCAGTCGGGTCAACGCGATCATCCCACCGGTGGCGCTGGATGGCCCGTGCCTGTCGATCCGCAAGTTCCGCCAGGACATGCTCAAGAGTGCCGACCTGCTCGCCACCCGGGCCATCGACCAGCACATCTTCGACTTCCTCGAACGTGCCGTGGGTCGGCGCTGCAACATCCTGGTCAGCGGCGGCACCGGCACCGGCAAGACCACCCTGCTCAACATCCTCAGCCAGATGATCGCCCCGCGCGAGCGCCTGGTCACCATCGAAGACGTGGCCGAACTGCAGCTGCACCACCCCCACGTGGTACGCCTGGAAACCCGCCCCCCGAATGCCGAGGGGCACGGCGAGATCAAGGCCAGCGAACTGATCCGCAACGCCCTGCGTATGCGCCCGGACCGCATCATCCTCGGTGAAATCCGCGGCACCGAAGTGCTCGATGTGCTCACGGCCATGAACACCGGGCACGACGGCTCGATGAGCACCGTGCACGCCAACACCGCGCAGGATGCCCTGCTGCGCCTGGAAACCCTGGTCGGCCTGAGCGGGCGGCAGATCGCCGAGAAGACCTTGCGGCAGATGGTCTGCGCAGCGCTCGACGTGGTGATCCAGCTTGCCCGCCTGCCCGATGGCCGGCGCTGCGTCAGCGAGGTGCTGGAAGTGGTGGGTGTGCGCGACGATGTGTACGTGACCAACACCCTGTTCCGCCTCGATCGGCGCGGCGGCGACACCTTCCTGCGTGAAGCGCCCAACCCTGCCGGCAGCAAGCTGCGCCTTGAAGGTGCGCCATGA
- a CDS encoding type II secretion system F family protein codes for MALLLCALCLFLAACLLGLQAARQLRARYLVARRLQGRLARDERLGDWLHWLGSSPLGQRLQKLDGESQALLDRVGWRRSRQRALFAAVQLGLPIVTVVLTLLLQQGVSGGDGAHWLIWPLCALGASYLLPKRVLAAAAKRRQQRIALEVSLMIPLLRILFETGLAVEQALRVLSREGRALVPEISEELRQILHRVDSGLALGPELEKTAGVLAVDEFTDTCVILQQLLTQGSGAMKSLLALKDLLDDRRLTRLQERVSKMSAKMSAVMMVFLFPALLIVLAGPGFSALARALSP; via the coding sequence ATGGCCTTGCTGCTCTGCGCCCTGTGCCTGTTCCTGGCGGCTTGCCTGCTCGGCCTGCAGGCCGCCCGTCAGCTGCGGGCCCGCTACCTGGTCGCTCGGCGGCTGCAAGGGCGGCTGGCGCGCGACGAGCGCCTCGGTGACTGGCTGCACTGGCTGGGCAGCAGCCCACTGGGGCAACGCTTGCAGAAACTGGACGGTGAAAGCCAGGCGCTGCTCGACCGTGTCGGCTGGCGTCGCAGCCGCCAGCGAGCGCTGTTCGCCGCCGTGCAGCTGGGGTTGCCGATAGTGACGGTCGTACTGACCTTGCTGCTGCAACAAGGTGTGAGCGGCGGTGATGGGGCGCACTGGCTGATCTGGCCACTGTGCGCGCTGGGGGCCAGTTATCTGCTGCCCAAGCGCGTGCTGGCTGCCGCCGCCAAACGCCGCCAGCAACGGATCGCCCTGGAAGTGAGCCTGATGATTCCGCTGCTGCGCATCCTCTTCGAAACCGGGCTGGCCGTGGAGCAGGCGTTGCGTGTGCTGAGCCGGGAAGGCCGAGCGCTGGTGCCGGAGATCAGCGAAGAGCTGCGCCAGATACTGCACCGGGTGGACTCGGGCTTGGCGCTCGGGCCGGAACTGGAAAAGACGGCAGGGGTGCTGGCCGTGGACGAATTCACCGACACCTGCGTGATTCTCCAGCAATTGCTGACACAGGGCAGTGGCGCGATGAAGTCGCTGCTGGCGCTCAAGGATCTGCTGGATGACCGGCGCCTGACGCGCCTGCAGGAACGGGTATCGAAAATGTCGGCAAAGATGTCGGCGGTGATGATGGTATTCCTCTTCCCGGCGTTGCTCATCGTCCTGGCCGGGCCGGGGTTTTCTGCATTGGCGCGGGCGTTGAGCCCCTAG
- a CDS encoding type II and III secretion system protein family protein, protein MRSSERCRSKPGFGRVCLALLLAGVLVQANAAGKGCEAYAQLPSVIEMDEGLQQELRLPLAISRVAVGEPKVADVQASGERAVLVTAVGPGNTTLMLWTACSPTPHRAMLFVKGRASVDMAEGGLPPSLDAQLPSQVQADIRFVEVRRTKYKEAGARLFFSGSNNSLIGSPGTVPRTSVTPGAVPITPPAIPLDDGVFNIVWGGGSSRFLAAINALENSGFAYTLARPSLTVLSGLTASFLAGGEIPIPVPSAGSDSVSIEYKEFGVRLALTPTVVSRDRITLKIAPEVSELDYNNAVNIAGTLVPGLSVRRTDTSISLADGESFIISGLVSNNTRSSVDKLPGLGNLPVLGAFFRQSALVREETELLMIVTPHLVQPLAANARLPQLPGEGLRTYDPSWGRLFFMENGNFDGRNGLSQ, encoded by the coding sequence ATGCGTAGTTCCGAGCGTTGCAGATCCAAACCAGGCTTCGGCCGTGTGTGCCTCGCGCTGCTTCTGGCCGGGGTGCTGGTTCAGGCCAATGCCGCAGGCAAGGGGTGCGAGGCATACGCCCAGTTGCCCTCGGTGATCGAAATGGATGAGGGCCTGCAACAGGAACTGCGGCTCCCGCTGGCCATCAGCCGCGTGGCCGTCGGCGAGCCGAAGGTGGCCGATGTACAGGCCAGCGGCGAACGCGCCGTCCTGGTGACTGCGGTGGGCCCTGGCAATACCACGCTCATGCTGTGGACCGCCTGCTCCCCCACGCCCCATCGGGCCATGTTGTTCGTCAAGGGCCGCGCCAGCGTCGACATGGCCGAGGGGGGCCTGCCGCCTTCGCTCGATGCCCAATTGCCAAGCCAGGTTCAGGCCGATATCCGCTTCGTCGAAGTGCGTCGTACCAAGTACAAGGAAGCCGGCGCGCGGCTGTTCTTCAGTGGTTCGAACAACAGCCTGATCGGCTCGCCCGGTACGGTCCCGCGCACCTCGGTGACACCGGGTGCGGTACCGATCACACCGCCTGCCATTCCGCTTGACGATGGCGTGTTCAACATTGTGTGGGGAGGCGGCAGCAGCCGTTTTCTCGCCGCCATCAATGCCTTGGAGAACAGCGGCTTCGCCTACACCCTGGCGCGCCCCAGCCTCACCGTGCTCAGCGGCCTGACCGCAAGTTTCCTGGCGGGCGGCGAGATCCCGATCCCGGTGCCCAGCGCCGGCAGTGACAGTGTCTCGATCGAATACAAGGAATTCGGCGTGCGCCTGGCGCTGACGCCGACCGTGGTCAGCCGCGACCGCATCACCCTGAAGATCGCCCCCGAAGTCAGCGAGCTGGACTACAACAACGCGGTGAATATCGCCGGCACGCTGGTGCCGGGGCTGAGCGTGCGGCGGACCGATACCAGTATTTCGCTGGCCGATGGCGAGAGTTTCATCATCAGCGGCCTGGTCAGCAACAACACCCGCTCATCGGTGGACAAGCTCCCAGGGCTGGGCAACCTGCCGGTGCTGGGTGCGTTCTTCCGCCAGTCGGCCCTGGTGCGTGAAGAAACCGAGCTGTTGATGATCGTCACCCCGCACCTGGTCCAGCCCTTGGCCGCCAACGCCCGCCTGCCGCAGTTGCCGGGGGAAGGCCTGCGCACCTACGACCCCAGCTGGGGCCGGCTCTTCTTCATGGAAAACGGCAACTTCGATGGCCGCAACGGGTTATCACAATGA
- a CDS encoding pilus assembly protein, with product MNESLNQTFLGITRNEEDLQWLQTALAPQGQVIGANAGNLDELLALVNATFSNLVFIGLDREQLVNQCALIEGVLEAKPMLAIVALGDGMDNQLVLHAMRAGARDFVAYGSRASEVAGLVRRLGKRMPTVTSNPSLGGLTVLYGAQSATDGALLTTHLARVVQESGQQTLLLDLGMPRGDSLALLGLEASFYFGDALRHLRRLDTTLIDSAFTRDKKGLRLLTYAENDEPLRQTSAAELYMLLSALRQHFQHIVVNLTGHADSEALRTLVSHCDKLIVYTDQNILDCRRNLEVLELWRDHGIKLEHASLLVDRYLSNVAPDADSLAKRYGLPLLKVMPDSAELRLNVKNQGLSLFELAPRENLTQALRSLGERLAQRSENLSPPAFTWLRRLWGSK from the coding sequence ATGAACGAGAGCCTCAACCAGACCTTCCTGGGCATCACCCGAAACGAGGAAGACCTGCAATGGCTGCAGACCGCTCTGGCCCCTCAGGGCCAGGTGATAGGCGCCAATGCCGGCAACCTCGACGAGCTGCTGGCACTGGTCAACGCGACTTTCAGCAACCTCGTTTTCATCGGACTGGACCGTGAACAGCTGGTCAACCAGTGCGCTTTGATCGAGGGCGTGCTGGAAGCCAAACCGATGCTGGCCATCGTCGCGCTGGGCGATGGCATGGACAACCAACTGGTGCTGCATGCCATGCGCGCGGGTGCCCGTGATTTCGTCGCCTACGGCTCGCGCGCCAGTGAAGTGGCTGGGCTGGTACGGCGGTTGGGCAAACGCATGCCCACCGTCACCAGCAACCCCAGCCTGGGCGGCCTGACCGTGTTGTACGGCGCGCAGAGCGCCACCGACGGCGCGTTGTTGACCACGCACCTGGCACGGGTGGTACAGGAAAGCGGCCAACAGACGCTGCTGCTCGACCTGGGCATGCCACGTGGCGACAGCCTGGCCCTGCTCGGGCTGGAGGCATCGTTCTACTTCGGCGATGCCCTGCGCCATCTTCGCCGGCTCGACACCACGCTGATCGACAGCGCCTTCACCCGCGACAAGAAGGGCCTGCGCCTGCTCACCTACGCCGAGAACGATGAGCCGCTGCGCCAGACCAGCGCGGCCGAGCTGTACATGCTGCTCAGCGCACTGCGCCAGCATTTCCAGCACATCGTCGTGAACCTGACGGGCCATGCCGACAGCGAGGCCCTGCGCACCCTTGTCAGCCACTGCGACAAGCTGATCGTGTACACCGACCAGAACATCCTCGACTGCCGGCGCAACCTCGAAGTGCTGGAGCTTTGGCGTGACCACGGCATCAAGCTGGAACATGCCAGCCTGTTGGTCGACCGCTACCTGAGCAACGTCGCCCCCGATGCCGACAGCCTGGCCAAGCGCTATGGCTTGCCCCTGCTCAAGGTCATGCCCGACAGCGCCGAGCTGCGGCTGAACGTTAAGAACCAGGGCCTGAGCCTGTTCGAACTGGCCCCGCGCGAAAACCTGACGCAAGCCCTGCGCAGCCTGGGTGAACGGCTGGCGCAGCGCTCGGAAAACCTTTCGCCACCGGCCTTCACCTGGCTGCGTCGGCTGTGGGGCAGCAAATGA